Below is a window of Streptomyces sp. WMMB303 DNA.
GATCCGGTCCAGCGAGCGGAACTCGCGGGCCAGAGCCTCGGCGGCGACGGGGCCGACGTGCCGGATGGAGAGACCGGTGATGATCCGGGCGAGCGGGCGCTCCTTGGCCGCCCGGATGTTCTCCAGCATCGCCAGGGTGTTCTTGCGCGGCTCGCCCTGCTTGTTGGCGAACAGGGTGACCGTCTTGTCCTCGCCGGTCGCCGGGTCCCGTTTGGGCAGCCCGCTGTCCGGGTCGAGGACGTAGGCCACGATGGGCAGCAGATCCTCCACCGTCAGGTCGAAGAGTCCGCCCTCGTCGCGCAGCGGCGGCTGCGCCGGCTCCAGCGGCTGGGTCAGCGCGCTGGCGACCACATAGCCGAAGTGCTCGATGTCCAGCGCCTTGCGGCCCGCCAGATAGAACAGCCGCTCGCGCAACTGGGCCGGGCAGGAGCGGGCGTTGGGGCAGCGCAGGTCGACATCGCCCTCCTTCATGGGCTGGAGCGTCCATCCGCACTCGGGGCACTCGGCGGGCATCACGAACTCCCGCTCGGTACCGTCGCGCAGGTCGGCGACCGGGCCCAGGATCTCGGGGATCACATCGCCCGCCTTGCGGAGCACGACCGTGTCGCCGATGAGTACGCCCTTGGCCTTGACCACGTCCTGGTTGTGCAGCGTGGCGAACTCCACCTCGGAACCGGCCACCGTGATCGGCTCCACCACCGCGTAGGGCGTGACCCGGCCGGTGCGGCCCACACCGACGCGGATGTCGACCAGCTGGGTGTTGACCTCCTCGGGCGCGTACTTCCACGCGATGGCCCAGCGCGGCGCCCGCGAGGTGGCCCCCAGCCGCCCCTGGAGGCGGATCTCGTCCAGCTTGACGACGACGCCGTCGATCTCGTGCTCCACCGAGTGCCGGTGTTCGCCGTAGTGGGTGATGAACCGGCGTACGCCCGCCAGCCCGTCCACCACCTCGGCGTGTGCCGAGGTCGGCAGGCCCCATTCGCGCAGCAGGTGGTAGACGTTCGAGAGGCGGGCGAAGTCCTCCTTGTCGAAGCCCTCCAGGGCGCCGATCCCGTGTACCACCATGTGCAGCGGGCGGGTGGCCGTCACCCGCGGGTCCTTCTGGCGCAGCGAGCCGGCCGCCGCGTTGCGCGGGTTCGCGAAGGGCTTCTCACCCGCCTCGACCAGCCGGGCGTTCAACTCCTCGAAGCGCTCCATGGGGAAGAACACCTCACCGCGCACCTCGACCAGCTCCGGCAGCCCCTCGCCGGTCAGCCGCTCGGGGATGTCGGAGATCGTCCGCACGTTGGGGGTGATGTCCTCACCCGTGCGGCCGTCGCCGCGGGTCGCCGCGCGGACCAGCCGACCGTGCTCGTAGGTGAGGTTCACCGCGAGGCCGTCGACCTTCAACTCGCACAGGAAGTGGTAGTCCACCCCCTCCAGCTCCCGGGCCACGCGGTCGGCCCACTCGCCCAGCTCCTCGTCGTCGAAGGCGTTGTCCAGCGAGAGCATCCGCTCCCGGTGGGCGACCTCCGTGAACTCCGTCTCGTACCGCCCGGAGACCTGCTGGGTCGGGGACTGCGGGGTGCGCAGCGCGGGGTGCTCCTCCTCCAGCGCCTCCAGTCGCCGCAGCAGCCGGTCGAACTCGGCGTCGCTGACGACCGGAGCGTCCTTGACGTAGTACCGGAAGCGGTGCTCCTCGACCTGTTCCGCGAGGCGCTGGTGCTCCTCCCGCTGCTGCGCGGGGACCGTTCCGTCCTCTTCGCCCGCCACCGTGGGTCCTCCCGTCACTGAGGGTTGTCAGCGAGTGCTCGTGCCGCCCGGACGCAGTAGGCGAGCGCCTGCCGCGCGTACGCGGGCGAGGCCCCCGCCAGCCCGCAGGTGGGGGTGACCACGACGGACTCGGCCAGCAGCCCCGGGGACAGCCCGAGCCTGCGCCACAACGACCTGACACCCCCGACGCTACCGGCCGGGTCTGACAATGCCCCGCCGTCCGGCTCGGTGGCCGGTACGACACCCGCGAAGAGCCGCAGTCCGCCCTCCACGGCCGCACCGACCATCTCGTCGTCACGCTCGGTGAGCAAGGAGAGGTCCAACGAGACGGCGTCAGCGCCCGCCCGGTGCAGCAGCCCGAGCGGCACACCCGGCGCGCACGAGTGCACGACCGTGGGGCCGTCGTGCACCGCGAGCAGCTCGCGGAGCACCCCTTCGACGACCGCCCGGTCCACGGCCGGGTGGGTGCGGTACCCGCTGGCCGTGCGCACGCTGCCGCGCAGCACGGCGGTGAGGGAGGGTTCGTCCAGCTGCAGCACGGGCACGGCATCCGGCACCCTGCGCCGCACGTCCGCCAGATGCGCCGCCAGTCCCTCGGCCAGCGAGGCGGCCAGGTCCCGGACGGCTCCGCTGTCGCCCAGCATGGCCTCGCCGTTGCGCCGCTCCAGTCCGGCGGCCAGCGTCCAGGGCCCCACGGCCGACACCTTCAGCCCCCGCCGGGCTCCCCCTTCGCCGTACCCCTGGGTGAACTCCTCCAGCGCGTCGAGGTCTTCGCCCAGCCAGGCGCGGGCCCGCCGGGTGTCCCGGCCCGGCCGGTCGCTGATCCGCCAGCCGCTGGGCTCCAGATGGACGTACATCTCGGCCAGCAGGCCCGCGGTACGGCCCAGCATGTCGGCGCCCGGCCCCCTGGCCGGCAGCTCCGGCAGGTGAGGCAGATGCTGCGGCGCCTCGAACGCGCCGGTGACCGTCCTGGCCGCCTCGCGGGCGTCCGTGCCGGGCATGGACCCGATGCCACCGGCTGCCGCGGGGCCCCACGGGAGGACGCCGCCGCCGGTCTGCGTGCTCTCGCTCACCGGGTCAGCCTCCGGGCTTCACGGACAGGTCCGTGATCTCCGCGCCCCTGGGCAGGTCCAGGGCCGTCAGGATGCTGGTGGCCACGGCCCGGGCGGGGATCCAGTGCTCGGGGTCGTACTCCTTGCCCTCCTGCCGGTGCACCTTCTCCTGCATGGGGGTGGCGGTGCGCCCGGGGTAGACGGAGCTGACGCGCACCCCGTTGCCGCTCTCCTCGCCGCGCAGCGCGTCCGCCAGCGCCTTGAGGCCGTGCTTGCTCGCCGCGTAGGCGCCCCACTCGGGGTTGGCCCGCAGGCCGGCGCCCGAGTTGACGAAGACGACGTGGCCGCGGGAGCGGCGGAGCTGCGGCAGCAGCAGCCGGGTCAGCTCGGCCGGCGCCGTCAGGTTGGCGGCGAGCGTGGCCTGCCACAGCTTGGGGGTGCTCTCGCCGACGGTCCCCAGTTCGACGACCCCGGCGACGTGGAGCAGCGAGTCGACCTCCTCGGGGAGCGTCTGGTGCTCGAACGCCCAGGACAGGCGCCCCGGTTCGGCCAGGTCGCCGACCAGCGTGCGGGCGCCCTGGAACCGGGCGGCGAGTTCCTTGGCCCGGCCCGCGTTCCGGGCGAGCAGGTAGAGGGTGTCGCCGCGGTCCAGGAGGCGGCGGGCCACCTCGGCCCCGATCCCGGAGCCCGCGCCTGTGATCACATGTGTTGCCATGCCCCCATGATCCCGCACCCCGGTGCTCCGGCCGCCAGGCGGCTCACCGGAGGGCGGGCCGGCGCGCGGCCTGGGCCCGGGGCCGGCCCGGGACGGCGCGCGCCCTCAGGCCGCGAAGATCGACTCCAGTTTGTCGTACTCCTCCAGGCAGCGCCCGGTCCCCAGGGCCACGCAGCCCAGCGGTTCGTCGGCGATGGTCACCGGCATCCCGGTCTCCTTGATCAGCCGCTCGTCCAGGCCGTGCAGCAGGGCGCCGCCGCCGGTCAGGACGAGGCCGCGCTCCATGATGTCGCCGTACAGCTCCGGCGGGCACTCCTCGAACGCCGCCTGGACGGCGGCCACGATGGAGCGCACCGGGCGCTCGACGGCCTCCACGATCTCCCCGGGCGAGAGTTGGACCACCTTGGGCATTCCGGTGTGTTTGTCCCGCCCGCGCACCGGGACGAACTCGCCGCTCCCGAGGGACATCTTGATCTCCTCGGAGGTCCGCTCACCGACGGCGATGGTGTACTCCCGCTCGATCCAGGAGGCGATGGCCGCGTCCAGCGCGTCGCCCGCGACCCGGGCCGACCGGGAGACGACCATCCCGCCCAGCGAGATGATGGCGATCTCCGTGCTGCCGCCGCCGATGTCCACGACCATCGAGCCGCGCGCCTCGTGCACCGGCAGCCCGGCGCCGATCGCCGCAGCTATGGGTTCCTCGATCAGCCGCACGGACCGGGCGCCCGCGCGGCTGGCGGTCTGCAGCACGGCACGCCGCTCGACTCCGGTGACCCCGCTGGGTACGCACACCACGACCCGGGGCGACCTGCCGCGGCCCCGGCCGTCGCGGGCGGCGCGGATGAAGTACCGCAGCATTCCCTCCGTCGCCTCGAAATCGGTGATCACTCCGCCCTTGAGCGGGCGGGTCGCGGTGATCGTTCCGGGAGTTCGCCCCACGGCCTGGCGCGCCTGGGCGCCGACCGCCAGCACTTTTCCGGTGCGGGTGTCGATGGCGACGACGGAGGGCTCGTCGAGGACCACTCCGCGCCCGCGTTCGTACACCAGCGTGTTGGCCGTTCCGAGGTCTATACCGATGTCGCGGCCACGGAACGAGGAAGAGGCGGAGGAGAGGGCGGAGGAGGTGCGGTTGGCCATGTGTGCTCACCCAAGCTCGGTGCGGTGTTGTACGAGGATGCCACGAGTCGTCTGAATTGTGGTGCTGCCAGCCGCAGCATACCCAACTGTCCTGTTTACTGCGGCAGGTGGGCCCCACCGGCCCGCCGAAAATCTGGAATCGGAAAGATGCTGGTCGGAGCGCGTTTTCCGGACAATCGCACACATGCATCAGCCAGTTGGTGGCATAGATCTCCGGGGGTTGGATAGCTATGCACCGGAGACCACGCGCGGTTCACCGAGCCCGAAGCCTGGTGCGTCCTCGGGGACCGCGCCTTGGGCCACCGTCTCTACCACTGGAGGTTTCGTCATTTCCGCGCGACCGGCTCAGGAATTCGGAGACAACCCCGTCGAGGTCCGGGAAACCGGACACTATACAGAGGAATACGTCCCCAGCTTCGTGGAGAAGTGGGATTCTCTCATAGATTGGGAGAAGCGAGCGGAGAGCGAGGGAAATTTCTTCATCGACCTGCTGCGAAAGCGAGGAGTGCGGAGCGTCCTCGACGTCGCGACAGGGACCGGGTTTCACTCGGTACGGCTGTTGGAGGCCGGATTCGAAACCGTGAGCGCGGACGGAAGTGCCGACATGCTCGCGATGGCGTTCGAAAACGGAATGAAGCACGGCGACCACATCCTACGGGTCGTCCAGGCCGACTGGCGCTGGCTCAACCGGGACGTTCACGGTGAGTACGACGCTATCGTGTGCCTCGGCAACTCCTTCACGCATCTCTTCTCGGAACGCGACCGTCGGAAGGCGCTGGCCGAGTTCTACGCGATGCTGAAGCACGACGGAATCCTCATCCTGGATCAGCGCAACTACGACGCGATTCTGGACCGCGGGTACTCCAGCAAGCACACGTACTACTACTGCGGCGAAGACGTCGCGGTCGAGCCGGAATACATGGACGAGGGGCTGTGCCGCATGCGGTACCGCTTCGCCGGCAGCGCCGACTACCACCTCAACATGTTCCCGCTCCGCAAGGACTACACGCGGCGCCTCATGTCGGAGGTCGGATTCCAGCGCATCGACACGTACGGCGACTTCCAGCACACGTACCGGGACGAGCAGCCCGACTTCTTTGTGCATGTCGCGGAAAAGGAATATCACCCGGAGAATGAAGGAGAAGGCGCTTACGGTGGCGCCGTCGGTACGGCGCGGAGTTATTACAACTCCCCCGACGCCGACACCTTCTATTCGTCCGTGTGGGGTGGCGAGGATATACATGTCGGCATCTACTCCGATGCCGAGCAGCCCATCGCGGAAGCGAGTCGGCACACCGTCGAGCGCATGGCTTCCGGGCTCGGCCTCGACCGCGATTCCCGCGTCCTCGACCTCGGTTCCGGCTTCGGGGGCTCGGCCCGCTACCTCGCCGAGACCTTCGGCTGCACGGTCCAGGCCCTCAACCTCAGCGAGGTGGAGAACCAGCGGCACAAGGAACTGAACGCGGCCCGCGGCCTCACCGACCGGATCGAGGTCGTGGACGGCTCCTTCGAAAGCGTGCCGTTCCCCGACTCCAGCGTGGACGTGGTCTGGTCGCAGGACGCGTTCCTGCACAGCGGGGACAGGCTGCGGGTGCTGGAGGAGATCCGCCGGGTCCTGAAGCCGGGCGGACAGCTGGTCTTCACCGACCCGATGGCCGCCGACGACACCGACTTCAGCGCCATCCAGCCCATCCTGGACCGCATCCACCTCGACGACATGGGCTCCCCCGGCTTCTACAAGCGGGAGCTCACCCGGCTCGGCTTCACCCCGACCGAGCACGAGGACTCGGACGCCGGGTTCGAGGATCTGCGGGAGCAACTCGTGCGGCACTACGGACGGGTGCTGCAGGAGACCGAGCGGCAGGAGGCCGACGGGCTCGCCTCGAAGATCAGCAGCGACTATCTGAGCCAGATGAAGAAGGGGCTCGCGCACTGGGTCGAAGGGGGCGAGAAGCGCCGCCTGACCTGGGGTATCTTCCGCTTCACCCTGACGAAGGGCTGAGCGGGCGCGCCGCCTCGGCGCCGCGGTGACCCGCATCGCACGGCCGCCCGCCCTCCCCGGTCCGCACCGGGGAGGGCGGGCGCGTGCCCGCGGTCAGCGCCCCGTTGCGGGGTCGGGCGCGGGCTGCCGCTCGCGGGGCCGGACGTCCGCATGGTGGCCGTCGCCGGGCACCGGTTCGGGCCGGATCGTCACCGAGTCCCGGAACCCACCTTCCGGGGGGATCAGCCGGATCGACGGCCGGAGTTCGCCGGACCGCTCGCTCTCCTCGGGCTGCGGGGTGACCGGCACGCTGCCGTGCATGGGGTTGCCCGAGACGTCACCGTCCCCGCCGTCGCCGGAGCCCGGACCGTCCTCCGCGTCGTGCCAGCCCGACTCGCCCCCGCCGGAGGCGGACTCCTGCTGCCAGCTCACCGTCAGCAGGCCCCCGGTCGCCACGAGCACCGCCCAGATCCCGGTCAGCCAGGCCCACCGTCGCCGCTGCCGTGCGTCCAACTCCGCTCCCCCGCCCCTGCATCAGCCGTGCATCGGTGTGCCGCCCGCCGAGCGCCGCGTCGCGTGCGCCGGGAGCGTGCCACAGCGTACGCACTCCGCCACCCGGAGCGCAGCTCACCGCCGGCCGACGGTCGCCTCTCTCCCCGGCCCGGGCCGGCCGGCTCTAAGCTGGGGCCATGGCCTCCTCCTCGCTCCCCATGAACATCTGTGTCTTCTGCTCGGCCGCCGAGCTGGACAGCGTCTACACCGAAGCGGCACGCGAGTTCGCCGAACTGCTCGGCAAGCGGGGCCACAGCCTCGTGTGGGGCGGCTCGGACTCGGGGCTGATGAAGGTCGTGGCGGATGGCGTGCAGGGTGCGGGCGGGCGGCTGATCGGCGTCTCGGTGGAGTTCCTGCGCGATGTGGCACGGCCGGACACCGACGAGATGGTCGTGGCCGCCGACCTGGCCGAGCGCAAGGCGCTCCTGCTGGACCGCGCGGACGCCGTGGTGGTGCTGGTGGGCGGCACCGGCACGCTGGACGAGGCGACCGAGATCCTGGAACTGCGCAAGCACGGCATGCACAGCAAGCCGGTCGTGGTGCTCAACACCGCGGGCTTCTACAACGGCCTACAGCAGCAGATGGCGCGGATGGAGGCGGAGGGTTTCCTGCCCGTCCCGCTGGCGGACCTGGTCAGCTTCGCCGACGACGGCCCGCAGGCACTGGAGTTGCTCGGCGCCTGAGGCCGCGGTGGCCGGGCTGGGCGGCCGCGGGTGCCGAGCGGGCGCCGGCCGGCGGCCGGCCGGACACGACGTTGCCCGCCCCGCCCCCGTGTGCTCGCCCGGGGCCGCCCCGGCTCCGGGCAGCCCGGACAGTCCGGGAGCGGGCCCGTCCCGGCGGCTCGGGCCCGGGGGCGGCGCGCTCCGCGGCTCAGGCCGCCGGGACGGCGCGCTCCGTCCGGTCGATCGTCGCCGAGCCGACCACCCGGGTGCCGTCGTAGAGCACGATCGCCTGCCCCGGTGCCACACCGCGCTCCGGAGCGGTGAACCGCACCCGCAGCTCGCCGTCGACCAGCTCCGCCTCCACCGGTGTCTCGGCACCGTGCGCCCGCAGCTGCGCCGTGTACGGGCGGGGGCCCTCCGCCGGGGGCGCACCGCACCAGCGGGGGCGGACCGCGGTGAGGGCGGCGACGTCGAGGGAGGCCGCCGGGCCGACGGTGACCGTGTTGTCGACCGGGGAGATGTCCAGCACGTAGCGCGGCTTGCCGTCCGGGGCCGGGTGCCCCAGCCGCAGGCCCTTGCGCTGGCCGACGGTGAATCCGTAGGCGCCGTCGTGGCTGCCCACTTTAGCGCCGGACTCGTCGACCACGTCGCCCTCGGCCCGGCCGAGCCGGGAGGCGAGGAATCCCTGGGTGTCGCCGTCGGCGATGAAGCAGATGTCGTGGCTGTCGGGCTTCTTCGCCACGGCCAGACCGCGGCGCGCGGCCTCGGCGCGGATCTCCTCCTTGGTGGTGAGGGTGTCGCCCAGCGGGAACAGTGCGTGGCTCAGCTGCCGCTCGTCCAGCACTCCCAGCACATAGCTCTGGTCCTTGGCCTGGTCACTCGCCCGGTGGAGTTCCCGGTGCCCGTCCTCACGCGTCACCACAGTGGCGTAGTGGCCGGTGCAGACGGCGTCGAATCCCAGCGCCAGCGCCTTGTCCAGCAGCGCGGCGAACTTGATCTTCTCGTTGCAGCGCAGGCAGGGGTTGGGCGTGCGGCCCGCCTCGTACTCGGCGACGAAGTCCTCCACCACGTCCTCGCGGAAGCGCTCGGCCAGGTCCCACACGTAGAAGGGGATGCCGATGACGTCGGCGGCGCGGCGTGCGTCGTTCGAGTCCTCGATGGTGCAGCAGCCGCGCGCACCCGTGCGGAACGACTTAGGGTTGGCGGACAGAGCCAGATGCACGCCCGTGACGTCGTGTCCGGCCTCGACGGCACGGGCCGCAGCGACGGCGGAGTCGACCCCGCCGGACATGGCGGCCAGCACACGGACCGGGCGCGCGGAGGCTGTGCCCCGCGAGGATGCAGTAGTCATAGCGCCCTCCAGGGTAGACGGAACCTCCCGGCCACCCGAACGCGTTAGGGAGCGCATGGGACCAGCGGCGGATGACGGACACGAGGACGGCCCGGCCAACGGCGCCGGGTCCGGGCCCGGCGAGGGCAGGGACGTCGGGCCCGGCGGCCCGGACGAGGCGGGCGGCACCCCCGGCGGAAGCCGCCGGGAGGGCGCGCGCGGGCGCGGGGTCGCCCGGCGGCGGCTGCTGATCGGCGGCAGCACCGTCGTGGGCCTCGGCGTGCTCGGAGTGGCCACCCAGCAGGAGCTCAAGCGCTGGTGGTGGCGGATGCCGGGGAACGACAAGCCGCGGCTGGAGGGCGCGGTGGACGACACCCGAGCCCGGTGGGTCGCCGCCGCCGACGCGAACATGCGCCGCAGCGACCGGCCCGCCGACTACGGCATCGACCGGGTGATCGTGCATGTCACGCAGGGCAGCGCGGCAGCGGCCGTGAAGGTCTTCCGGGACCCCGAGCACCAGGCGGCGGCACACTACATCGTCTGCCAGGACGGGCAGATCATCCAGATGATCCGCGAGCTGGACGTCGCCTTCCACGCGGCGAACAAGGAGTACAACGAGCGCAGCATCGGCGTGGAGCACGAGGGCTGGATAGACCGCCCGCAGGACTTCACGGACGCCATGTACCGCTCCTCGGCCAGGCTGACGGCGGGGATCTGCTCCCGGTACGGCTTCCCCGCCGACCGGCGGCACATCATCGGCCACAACGAGGTCCCGGGGGCCGACCACACCGATCCGGGGCGGCACTGGGACTGGGACAAGTACCTGCGGATGGTCCGCACCGAGATGCGGGTGGAGAGCACGCTCCGGGACAAGTGACCGCCGGGGTGAGTGGCCCGGCGTGCGGCGTCGTCCGGTGCGCTCAGCTCAGCCCCGCCGTGCGGGCCCGTTCGACGACCGGGCCGATCGCCTGCGCCAGCGCGTCCACGTCCGCCTTGGTGGTGGTGTGGCCCAGCGAGAAGCGGAGGGTGCCCCGGGCGAGGTCGGGATCGGTGCCGGTGGCCAGCAGCACATGGCTGGGCTGGGCGACGCCCGCCGTGCAGGCCGAACCGGTCGAACAGGCGATCCCCTGCGCGTCCAGGAGCAGCAGCAGCGAGTCCCCCTCGCAGCCCGGGAAGGAGAAGTGCGCGTTGGCCGCGAGCCGCCCGGCCGGGTCCGGGTCGCCGTTGAGCACCGCGTCCGGTACGGCGTGGCGGACCGCCGCCACCAGCGCGTCCCGCAGCCCGCCCACCTCGCGGACGAAGTCGGCCCGCCGCTCGACGGCGACCTCGCCGGCCGTGGCGAACGCGGCGATGGCGGGGGTGTCCAGCGTGCCGGAGCGCACGTGCCGCTCCTGGCCCCCGCCGTGCAGCAGCGGCACCGGCGCGTACTCCCGGCCCAGCAGCAGCGCGCCGACTCCGTAGGGGCCGCCGGTCTTGTGGCCGGTGACGGCCGTCGAGGCGAGCCCGGACCCGCTGAAGGAGAGCTCGAGCTGGCCGAACGCCTGCACCGCGTCCGAGTGCAGCGGCACGTCGAACTCGGCGGCGACCTCGGCGAGTTCCGGTATCCGGGTGACCGTGCCGATCTCGTTGTTCGCCCACATGACGGTGGCCAGCGCGACGTCGGAGGGGTCGCGTGCGATGGCCTCGCGCAGCGCCTCGGGGTGCACCCGGCCGTACGCGTCCACCGGCAGCCATTCCAGGCGGGCGCCCTCGTGCTCGGCCAGCCACTCGACGGCGTCCAGCACGGCGTGGTGCTCCACCGGCCCGGCCAACACCCGGGTGCGCCGGGCGTCCTGGTCCCGGCGGGCCCAGTAGAGCCCCTTGACGGCGAGGTTGTCCGCCTCGGTCCCGCCCGCGGTGAAGACCACCTCGCTGGGGCGCGCTCCGAGCGAGGCCGCGAGCGACTCGCGGGCCTCCTCCACCGTGCGCCGGGCCCGCCGTCCCGCGCCGTGCAGCGAGGAGGCGTTGCCGACGACCGCGAGCTGTTCGGTCATCGTCCGCACCGCTTCGGGCCACATGGGCGTGGTGGCGGCGTGGTCGAGATAGACGGGGTGGGCGGAGTCAGCCATGGTTCCCCAATCCTACGGTTCCCCACGGGGCGCACGACCGGCGCGTGGCAGCGCACCCAGCGGCCGGGCGTCCGCGGGCGCGGGAGGGGTGCGGCGCGTGCCGTTCTGCTGATGGGATCGGCACATGGACGAGACGACACCGCCATGGGACCAGTGCGGAACGGGCGCGGATCAGCAGGATCCGGTCGGCTGCCGGGGCATCCGCGTCGGCACGTACAGCGCGTGCCTGACACATCTGGAGGCGGAGGAGAGGGACGCCGCGCTGGCGGACCTGCGCCCGGGCGCCGACCTGGACCTGCGCGGCACGGACCTCGGCGCGCCGTTGCTGAACCGGATATCCGCAGCCCTGCGGCCGGACGCCGGCGCGGGCCCCCGGTTCGGCGCGGTCTCCTTCGCGGGGGCGCGGTTGGCCCCCGGCGCCGGCTTCCGCTCCGCCGTCTTCGAGGGCGACGCCGATTTCATTCGGCCACCTTCACCGGCTACGGCGACTTCAGCTCGAGCACCTTCACCGGCGGCGCGGACTTCAGCTCGGCCGCCTTCACCGCGGGCGCCGTCTTCGGTTCGGCGGCGTTCCACGGCAGAGTCCATCTCATCGACGCGCACTTCGCCGGCAGTGTGTCCTTCCGCAGGGTGTCGTTCCACTCGCCGGTGCAGCTCGGCCCCCTGGTCTGCGCCGAGGCGGTCTTCCTGGACGACGCGGTGTTCCGGGGCAGGGCCGACCTGTGGTTCTCCGCCGCCCGGGTGTCCTGCCGGGTCGTGCGCTTCGAGGGACCCGCGGAGCTGCAGTTGCGCTATGCCTCCCTGGACCTGACCGGAGCGGCCTTCCAGCACCCGTGCACCGTGACCGGTGACCTGAACCGGAGCCACGCGCTGCGCGGCGAGGACGAGCTGGCCTCGCGTACGGACCCCGGCGCCTCCGTCGGCTCGCTGCGCGGGGTGGACGCCTCGATGCTGCTGCTGTCGGACATGGATCTGAGCGAGTGCGCCTTCGTGGGCACCCACCATCTGGACCAGCTCCGGCTGGAGGGGCGCTGGGACCTGGGCACGACTCCGCGGGGTGTGCGGTGGCAGCGCGGCGTACCCCGCTGGTGCACCAGGCGGCAGGTGCTCCAGGAGAAGCGACGCTGGCGCACCCTGCCGGGCCGCCGGCCCGCGCGGCACGACTGGGCCCGCCACCGGCCTTTCCCGACGCGGTACCGGGTCTCGCCGCGCTCACGACCACCTACCGGCAGCTGCGCAAGTCCCGGGAGGACGCGAAGGACGAACAGGGAGCCGCGGACTTCTACTACGGCGAGATGGAGATGCGCCGCTACAGCCGCAGCCGACGGCATGCCGAGCGCTGGCTGCTCACGCTCTACTGGGCCGTTTCCGGCTACGGGCTGCGGGCGTCCCGCGCGGTGGCCTGGCTCGGCGCGACGATGCTGGCGACCGTACTGCTGACGATGGCCTTCGGTCTGCCCGACACCCCCGCCCACGCCTATCGTGCCGCGTCCGGCCTGACCGGGACGCGTGCGCCGGAACTCCGCCGCCCGCTGCCGGACCGGTTCACCGCGGAACGCGCGGAGCGGGCGGTGGACGTGGTGCTCAGCTCGGTCGTCCTGCGTTCCGGCGAACCCGAGCTGACCCGCGCGGGCAGCTACCTCAACATGACCGCCCGCCTCACGGAGCCCGCGCTGCTGGGTCTGGCCGTGCTCGCGGTGCGCGGCCGGATCAAACGCGGCTGACACCCGGCGGACCCCGCCCCCGGAGGGCGGCCCCGGGGGCGGCCCGCTCTCAGCCCCGGTTCTCCGCCTGGAACATCCAGTGCTCCTTCTCCAGGACGGCGGTGAGCTGGATGAAGACGTCCTCGGTGACCGGGTCGACCGGGCCGACGGCCTTCATCCGCTCCCGGGCCTTGGTGATGACGGCGCCGAGGGCTTCGACCATCAGGCGGACCGCGTCGTTGTCGGGGAGCCAGCCCTCCTTGACGGTGTTGACGGCGCTGCCGGCGGCGACGGTGGTGGAGCGGCCGTCGGGGCTGATGCCGAGCGCGGAGGCCCGCTCGGCGACGGTGTCGGAGTACTGGCGGGCCGTGTCGACGACCTCGTCGAGCTGGAGGTGGATGGAGCGGAAGCGCGGCCCCACCACGTTCCAGTGGATCTGCTTGGCGGCGAGGGAGAGGTCGATGAGGTCCAACAGCGTGCCCTGCAGCGCCTCTGCGACGGTCTTGAGGTCCGACTCCGGAAGCGTGCTCTTCACTGTGTAGGTCACGTGCGTCGCTTTCTCTCGGGCAGGCAAACGTTCCCGACCTACGTAAGCACATCACACCAAAAGGGGCATCGAGGCGCCCGTGCCGGTCACCCGGGCCGCCTCCGTCGCCCGCCCCGCCGGCGCTATGCGCGCGCCAGTTGCCGGGACTGGGCGACCAGGCGGTCGG
It encodes the following:
- a CDS encoding cysteine desulfurase family protein, whose product is MADSAHPVYLDHAATTPMWPEAVRTMTEQLAVVGNASSLHGAGRRARRTVEEARESLAASLGARPSEVVFTAGGTEADNLAVKGLYWARRDQDARRTRVLAGPVEHHAVLDAVEWLAEHEGARLEWLPVDAYGRVHPEALREAIARDPSDVALATVMWANNEIGTVTRIPELAEVAAEFDVPLHSDAVQAFGQLELSFSGSGLASTAVTGHKTGGPYGVGALLLGREYAPVPLLHGGGQERHVRSGTLDTPAIAAFATAGEVAVERRADFVREVGGLRDALVAAVRHAVPDAVLNGDPDPAGRLAANAHFSFPGCEGDSLLLLLDAQGIACSTGSACTAGVAQPSHVLLATGTDPDLARGTLRFSLGHTTTKADVDALAQAIGPVVERARTAGLS
- a CDS encoding DNA starvation/stationary phase protection protein produces the protein MTYTVKSTLPESDLKTVAEALQGTLLDLIDLSLAAKQIHWNVVGPRFRSIHLQLDEVVDTARQYSDTVAERASALGISPDGRSTTVAAGSAVNTVKEGWLPDNDAVRLMVEALGAVITKARERMKAVGPVDPVTEDVFIQLTAVLEKEHWMFQAENRG
- a CDS encoding peptidoglycan recognition family protein — protein: MGPAADDGHEDGPANGAGSGPGEGRDVGPGGPDEAGGTPGGSRREGARGRGVARRRLLIGGSTVVGLGVLGVATQQELKRWWWRMPGNDKPRLEGAVDDTRARWVAAADANMRRSDRPADYGIDRVIVHVTQGSAAAAVKVFRDPEHQAAAHYIVCQDGQIIQMIRELDVAFHAANKEYNERSIGVEHEGWIDRPQDFTDAMYRSSARLTAGICSRYGFPADRRHIIGHNEVPGADHTDPGRHWDWDKYLRMVRTEMRVESTLRDK
- the mnmA gene encoding tRNA 2-thiouridine(34) synthase MnmA, with protein sequence MTTASSRGTASARPVRVLAAMSGGVDSAVAAARAVEAGHDVTGVHLALSANPKSFRTGARGCCTIEDSNDARRAADVIGIPFYVWDLAERFREDVVEDFVAEYEAGRTPNPCLRCNEKIKFAALLDKALALGFDAVCTGHYATVVTREDGHRELHRASDQAKDQSYVLGVLDERQLSHALFPLGDTLTTKEEIRAEAARRGLAVAKKPDSHDICFIADGDTQGFLASRLGRAEGDVVDESGAKVGSHDGAYGFTVGQRKGLRLGHPAPDGKPRYVLDISPVDNTVTVGPAASLDVAALTAVRPRWCGAPPAEGPRPYTAQLRAHGAETPVEAELVDGELRVRFTAPERGVAPGQAIVLYDGTRVVGSATIDRTERAVPAA
- a CDS encoding TIGR00730 family Rossman fold protein encodes the protein MNICVFCSAAELDSVYTEAAREFAELLGKRGHSLVWGGSDSGLMKVVADGVQGAGGRLIGVSVEFLRDVARPDTDEMVVAADLAERKALLLDRADAVVVLVGGTGTLDEATEILELRKHGMHSKPVVVLNTAGFYNGLQQQMARMEAEGFLPVPLADLVSFADDGPQALELLGA